The Fusarium falciforme chromosome 4, complete sequence genomic interval AAAAGCGTTTGCACCACGTTTCACTCTTCTATCTCAGAGCCTCGCACCTCCTGAATATCCAAGGAGCTCGCGTGAGCCTTCTCCCCCATCTTGTCAAGGAGACGAGGAATTTGCACCAGACCTAGCCAACATCCGGGACGACAGTAAGCCAGATTCTGGTATTATAGCTCATGCTCTACGAGGAGTGTCGTTCTGGGGAGACGTGGCTTCGTATGTCCACGCCATCCGACTCGGCCAGGTCGACAGCCCGTCCAATACGGATTCCAACTTTTACAGGTTGACCAACAAACTATACGACCTGGAAGCCGAACTGGGCCACGTACACTTTGTACGCAACGTGGGATTCTCGGAACGGACTTTGGATGAGCTGAAGAGACATCACGAGTACTGGGTGCCTTGGCTCGTCTTTCAGATGGCGGCCCACGCAACACAAGGGGTTCTCaaccatccattcatccatctCGTCACCTTGCGAAAAGCAAACCGACCTTCCCAACCAAGGCTCTTTCTACAGGGAACTGTTGATCAGGCCATGTTTCACTCTTCGTGGGTTGCTCGATTGGCGCAGACGTGTATGGACATTGGGTTTGTGGTTTACGACCCGTTGATCTGTGACATGGTTGCAGCTACGGCTACTATCGCGTGGTTGTTTCAGTATGCGAGGGATAGCAAGGTTTCTGATACAGCGAGGGAGAATTATCGGAAATGCGTCGACTTTCTTTCATCGATGCCGTATCCTAGTCCACGAGGCGCCCAAAAGGTGAGTTCGGCCTTGATGCGTATCATGTAGTACAACCATTGCCTAACCAAGTCACAGCTCGAGCTTCTACATCAATTACAAACAATGTccagccaagcccaagacaACAACATGATCAGTTTCCAGCCCGCAAAAATTTGGCAACTTATCGACTCCGACATCATGGACACTGTAGCACCACAGGTCATGACCGACGACACACCCGGCGGCCAGTCCAACATTTCCAACACGACTGTGAGCGTGCAGACAACGTTTGTTCATCCTGTCGGGGATAAGCGGGCTCAGAGGGAACTGCTCTCTGACGCTCAACTCCCGAGTGCGGATGGGTTTTATGAGGAAGGGTTGGAGCAGTTTTCGCTAGATAGTATATTCTCGCAGCCTATTTTTATCGACCATGCTTGGTTACATATTTAATATCATGAATAATTGGCTCCATTCTTTCCTTAATCTATGTGTGGGTGACGATTTATATCTACTCACGACCAGCGTGATCATGAACCTTTGGGCTGATAACCTATGCTGTGTCTCGAAACATCCTGGTTTCAGACTATTAATTCGAATATGACCCGCCCTTTCATTAAACAGATAAGAAAATTAGTGAGCAAGGAGATATTAGTCCTGCTTGAAAATGGCGTATCCTCCACCGCTCTCACCCATCCTTCCACGCATCACCTCCGCCAGTCTACCCAGCTTCTCCTTCGTCTGCCGTCCAGCGACgctcatctcctcctctctccaTCCTCTCAGAGGATATATCAGATACGCCATGATAGAGGTTTTGAGCAGTGGCCCGTCTCGGTTGATGACGATAACCCAGAAAAGCAAAACAACCGTGAAGAATACTTCCATGAGTGGGAGGATGAACCATTCCCAACGCACCATGATGACGGGCTCGTTGATGAAGGCGGTGCCGTTTACTGTCGTAGCGTTCCTGTTGTCGCCATTGTCGTTGGTGCGGAGTTGGTTCGTGAGTGTATCGGCGAGGTTGTTCATCAACTTCTCCACGTCCGTTTCGGTAGACAAGAAGCCTGGGCTCTTGAGAGCTCTTGATAAATCTGGCCGTGATGCGACGCCGTGTGCCATCTGCTGCTCTAGCTCAACACTGAGGACCTGTCCCAAATACATCGGCAGATACTCCTCCAAATCTCGTGTGATTGTATAGTTCTCCTGTCCATCAGGAGTCGTGAACTTGAGAAACCAGCGACCACCCTCGAACTCGTTGCTCGCAAActggaggagcttgtcgTCGACACTCCCCGAGTCGGGTCCTGAGGGATTGGCAGAGACGTCCTTGTACATCTTTTCGCACCATCTCAAATCAGACACCAGTACTTCTGGACTTTTTGGCTCTGATGAGTCGTCGCCCCAGCTGTCGTTCCTGTGTCGCACGACCACGAGCTGGCCTACCACATCCTTGTCCCCAGGGACAAAGCTTGTTCGCAGAACATGAGAATTTTCGCTGCCATCACCGTGTTCCGTATCCTCGTGGTATTTCATCGAGATCGTGGTATTTTTGCTTCCCTCGCGTGACTCGAGAGTTAGAGGGACGGTGTAAGTGCAATTGGTGACGCCTTTGTCTCCCTCTTCACACTTTCGCTTCGTTTGTTCAGTGACGTTGCTCACTGCACTGCAGATGCCGAGGCTGCTAAAGTTGGGCCATTCGCAGCGTGTTGCTGGTGAAGGGCAGTTGAAGTATGGTTGAAAGATATCTCCCGCTAGAGCGCTGATGGCTGAGGCTTGGAAGCGAGGAAGGTCTATGCTGCGATCCAAGATTTGCCCTTTCGCGGATGTTAGCACAATTTTCATTTGAGTAAAACATGAAAAAGCCATCATAACTTACCGTCTCCCTCGCCGGACTGAAAGAGGCTCTTGGAGTAGTACATATCCGCCTTTCCAATCTCTGTCGTGACATTCTTCAAGGTCCTCTCCTGGACCGGAAAGGCCAAGATCTGCTGCGCACTCGGCTCTATTCCCAGCGCAACAACTGTGACGAGCGCAAGAGCCCATCCAAGTCTTGACTGCAACGGGAGTTTCCACATCATCGCGGCTGAACCCCAAGGTCCTCGGCTGGCGTCGTCGAATACTTGAAGATGTGATAGCGGTCGTGATTTTGTGCTCATGTGCCTCCACTTCAACTGGCTCAAGCAGCTGGTTATGGGTACGAGCATAGCTGCCTTGCTCAATGTTGTAAGTATGGCGATGATGGAATTTGGTTGTATCGAGGCTGGCCAAGACTCCAGTGACGTGTCGTGGGCAGAGACCAAGACTGCAGCCACCATGCTCATACACACAATACTGAACATGGCAGCCCCGATGTCCTCCCACCACCAGCAGTGAGTGGCCTTGATGTCCTGGGCCTGCCTATTATATTCGGTATCATAGTCCGGTGGTTTCGTAGATGAAAGTTCTCGGGATTCCTGCACCGAGTTTCGAGGGGTTGTGCCATCGGATAGAGGCGAGCCCggcggagagggagagagaggtgAGCCAGGCTGAGAGAAAGGTGAACCGGAAGTAGAGGGAGAGCGAGGTGATCCGGGGCGAGAGGGGGAGAGAGTTGAGCTGGGggcagagggagagagaggtgAACTGGGATGAGAGTGAGAATGATGCGAGTTGGCGggagagcgagagcgagagcgagGTGAACTAGAGGAGGAGCGAGGAGAGGGTAGTGAACCGGAGGGAGTGGGAGAGGGAGGTTCACTGGCTTCGGCCAAGGCGCGGAGGGTGAGGCTATAGTTGGGTACAACCGAAGGCCGACATGTTATTCTGCGACTGCAGTCACCTGGGTACTTTTCAGTGTCGCTGAAGCCATGGTCGGCCGGCTGATCCGTTGAAGCCATGATTATTTGGAGTTTTGGCTGGTCTCGCACTCAGCTTGAGTAGCGACgaaacaaaagaaaaaaggtcAAAGAATACGAAGAGCGAGAAATCATCCTTTATTCTCAGAGAAACGAAACATTATCCAAGCTGCAGCAAAATACCGCTATTTTTGGCCTCGACCCTTGGACAACACATGCCGACATGTGCTTAGACGCCCATATGCGGCCACATTCCCTGCCCTTGCTTAGCCGCCCGAGGACATGCGATGGAGTCTCGGGCCTCACGGGTTGCGGACCCAATCAAGTTTATCGGGGTCCTCCCTGTTTCAGTTTATCCAATACCCCAGATTGGAGGATGAGCCTGCATATGTTTGTGGGCCGGGGGCAATTGGCTGGTATTGAAGGAATTCAGCGGTGCGGATAGTACGATGGACAGCAGTTGAAACATGAAAATGGTAGAGATACGAGAAATCTTAGGTTTCTAGTTAACATCTTTGATGCATCATGGTAGAATATCACAATAATCACGCTGCCCATCGTTGCACAAACTCATCCTTGGCAACACTCCTCGCCAACGATCCCTTCTTCGCAACCACcccctcgagcttctccCTCACCTTGTCCACCTCTTGGCTCAGCACGTGGATCGACCCTTCAATCTCGGGATCGGCGAGCTTGACCTCGTTGAAGGGGCTCTCGGCCAATACGCTGTCgcggaggagctggatgGCGAGGCGGGTGTCGTCGAGACGCGAGGTTGTGATTGCTTCGTAGCTTTCTTGTGCGTTGCGGGTTACGTCTGTTGTTTTGATGGTGCGTTCTGATACGACTTGTGCTAGGGTTGAGGTTCGTTCTTGAGCGGTTGCGTCTTCTGCTGGGGGTAGGGTGAGTGCGAGGTTACGAAGGAGGGCCTCAATAGCAGGCTCATCCAGGATTCCAGATGAACGGCGACGGTTGCCGCGACGAGAACCAGTGTTCGCGCGTATTCGTCGAATGGGAGAGGGGTTACGGTTGCGAACAGGTGAAGCAGGGAAAGCGGGCTTGGCAGCTTTCTTCTCTGGAGAGAGGGAGGCAGCGACCTCTGATTTGGCGGTGGCAATGATGGAGGATGTTGCTGCGTGGTGTGACTTGAGCGTCTCTACGCGGTCTGCGAGAAGACATATTCTGTCCAGTAGGTGGTCCAGACATTCATCGACCTGAACCAGTTAGCGACACTGTACAGCTGGCGTGCAACATAGACTCACGTAAGAAACCGCTACGGCAGAACGGTGTAGGCTCTGTCCACTGTGAGAGTCGGTCGACTTCAACGCTGGCTCTagatgctgctgctcggcCGACATCTGAGCAACAGGCAGAATCTCAGAGTAGAGAgactcaagctcctcctccagagcCTTGACATCGTCACTAGTCGCCGAC includes:
- a CDS encoding Zn(2)-C6 fungal-type domain-containing protein, translating into MSGNAELTVRRACESCRRKKTKCTGEKPICSFCERLEQPCEYLPRHRETTRRKRRTTSKSTSIPRDRVRNLEAQVGEIYDILRNSQNHASGSSLTPESLLEQRHATESIAERPITRQTAPDQPSTPWPSDPHETLPSSESLDKAVEVYGTRLYFQPLPLFRPEGLRDRVDGFPLFLQWIFLALSLSNLPYDSNSAKEADLIHLRARSARDTVLELAMRGTAKLEISQALCLLALADILEGRPALALMAIGAAGRLELVRSMSFANSPQSSPQDDASLRCYWSVFILEKAFAPRFTLLSQSLAPPEYPRSSREPSPPSCQGDEEFAPDLANIRDDSKPDSGIIAHALRGVSFWGDVASYVHAIRLGQVDSPSNTDSNFYRLTNKLYDLEAELGHVHFVRNVGFSERTLDELKRHHEYWVPWLVFQMAAHATQGVLNHPFIHLVTLRKANRPSQPRLFLQGTVDQAMFHSSWVARLAQTCMDIGFVVYDPLICDMVAATATIAWLFQYARDSKVSDTARENYRKCVDFLSSMPYPSPRGAQKLELLHQLQTMSSQAQDNNMISFQPAKIWQLIDSDIMDTVAPQVMTDDTPGGQSNISNTTVSVQTTFVHPVGDKRAQRELLSDAQLPSADGFYEEGLEQFSLDSIFSQPIFIDHAWLHI